A window of Argopecten irradians isolate NY chromosome 1, Ai_NY, whole genome shotgun sequence contains these coding sequences:
- the LOC138309333 gene encoding somatostatin receptor type 5-like, with product MMNISENSTNSTENASIPPSNNGDYTGPCSTSGCRAVAVIISLIAIPGALANLLVCVRVAADPRLRTPTFTALALLALADFLFIILKYNSVVVLHFFYNGFATTPFSLLVMDSLATISGASSAYHVVLLYSFRYFKLVYPLKGYLWFTVKKILAISGGVWLGCTIFISAYIVTVYVMADSHPLLAFVFNIITTIVMAVLPLLIILILHFMKTAKLKHSIAATRADVTRIMSRMVTAIVIVYIITTTPANIRDIVSLGFQSLDSPAYKVFEEICRVLMFVNFAANPFIYLLFSSQFRESVSTCLVC from the coding sequence ATGATGAACATATCTGAGAATAGTACGAATAGTACGGAGAACGCCTCTATTCCTCCTTCCAACAATGGGGACTACACTGGCCCTTGTTCCACGTCAGGATGCCGTGCTGTAGCAGTGATTATTTCCCTTATAGCCATCCCCGGGGCTCTAGCCAATCTCCTTGTTTGTGTCCGGGTGGCGGCCGACCCCAGACTAAGGACGCCGACTTTCACGGCCCTAGCTTTGCTTGCTTTAGCTGACTTCCTGTTTATCATCCTAAAATACAACAGTGTGGTAGTGCTCCATTTCTTCTACAATGGCTTTGCCACTACGCCTTTCTCTCTCCTCGTCATGGACTCGTTGGCCACCATTTCCGGTGCTTCCTCCGCTTACCACGTGGTCCTGTTATATTCATTCCGTTATTTCAAACTCGTTTACCCACTAAAAGGATATTTGTGGTTTACGGtgaaaaagattttagccatttccGGTGGAGTTTGGTTGGGATGTACGATCTTTATTTCCGCCTATATTGTGACTGTTTATGTCATGGCCGATTCACACCCGCTGTTGGCTTTTGTTTTTAACATCATAACTACAATTGTGATGGCTGTTTTACCTCTATTGATAATACTTATTCTACATTTTATGAAGACGGCTAAACTCAAACACTCAATTGCTGCCACACGTGCTGACGTCACGAGGATAATGTCCCGGATGGTGACGGCCATTGTTATTGTTTACATCATAACAACGACACCGGCGAACATTCGGGACATCGTGTCTTTAGGATTCCAGTCCCTGGATTCCCCTGCATATAAAGTGTTTGAGGAAATATGTCGAGTACTGATGTTTGTTAATTTCGCAGCAAACCCATTTATATATCTCCTGTTTTCCTCACAATTTCGGGAGAGTGTTTCAACATGCCTCGTTTGTTAA